The segment CGGCGCCGCCGCTGGTCGGCGTCCGGTACGCGTGCGTGGTGTCGGCCGCGTAGAGGTAGGCGTGGAAGTTGAAGTCCTCCTGGGCGTGCACGATCTCGTACGGCCCGAGCCGCTGCCCGATCGCCGTGGTCGCGGTCTTGCGGTCCACCTCGGCGCTGGAGATCAGGTCGGGCAGCCCGGCGATGTTGTAGGTGAGCACGTCGAAGGTGCCGCTCGCAGCGGCCTGGGCGGGAGCGGGGGCGACGAGCAGGGCGGCGGCGAGCACGCCGGTCGCGAGGAACCCCTGACGGAGCATGACCGCAAGGTATCCATTGTCGTCGACTTACGGAACCGTCCTGAGCTGGCGATTTCGGAGATGTTCACGATCACAATACGAAGCGTTGGCCGATCCTTCCACGACGGACCGGAAGCTGAGCGGCGATCTTGCCCGTCCAGCCTGGAGCCTTCCGCATGATTCTCAGCCGCCGTACCCTGCTGCGCGCCTCAGCCGCCGGAGCGGCCGGCCTGGTCGCCGGACCGCAGGTCCTGAGCGCCACCGCCACCGCGGCCACAGCGCTGCCCGCCTTCGTGGACAGCTACCGGACGAACGTCACGGCGAACCTGACCGCCGAGACCAACGCCGCGGTCCGCATCCTCGCCGGCATGCAGCAGGTCTGGGCCACCGGCACGGCCTGGAACAACGGCACCGTGCTCGACGAGGCGTTCCTGCGCGCCAACGTGCGCTACTGCGTGAAGACCACCCGCAACCGGACCGCCGCCGAGGCCGCCCGCGCGTTCGTCGTGGACCGCCAGCACCAGAGCTACTCGGTGATCGCCGGCCTCGGCCCGCTCGCCGACGTCTACAAGGCCGGCGCGCTCGCCGTCACCGGGATCACCGAGGCCCCGGAGACCACCCCGGCGACCACGGTCAGCGACGCGATCCCGGCCGGCGCACCGGCCGGTTCGGCGCTGGGCGCCGGCTCGCCCACCTCGGCGCTCGGCACGGTGGTCACGCTGGTCAACACGCTGCGCGGCAACTTCTCGTCCGGCAACCCGTCGAAGTTCGCCTACCAGTACCCGCGGCCGTGGCGGATGAACGACGACAGCGAGGTGGTGGACACCGGCACGGTGGACGCGCTCGGCTTCCCGGTCTACGACTCGGACACCGTGGTCGTGCCGCAGCTGCTCCGCCAGCGCAGCACCAACCCGGCCGAGGACGGCGGCTACGTCAGCGGTCACACCAACGCGCTCTACCTGGCGTCGATCGCGCTGGCGTACGCGGTCCCGGAGCGCTTCCAGGAGATGATCACCGCGGCCTACGACCTGGCCGAGACCCGGATCATCGCGGGCATGCACTCCCCGGTCGACGTGATCGGCGGACGGATCCTGGGCACCGCGCTGGCCGCCGCGATCCTCGGCGACGCGGCCAACGCGACCCTCAAGGCCGAAGCCCGCGCCCAGGCGCTCGCGTTCTTCCAGGCCCAGGTGGGCGACGTGGCAGCCTTCGCGCACTCTTCGACCGGGACTGATCGGTACGCCGACCGCGCGCGGAACGCCGCCGTCGTGAAGCCGAAGCAGACGTACGGGCTGCCGCGCACCCGCAACCGGTCGGCCTTCGTCGTGCCGAAGGGCGCCGAGGTGCTGCTCGAGACCCGCCTGCCGTACCTGGACGCCGCCCAGCGCCGCGAGGTCCTGCGCACCACCGGCCTGGCCGCGGGCAACCCGCTGCTCGACGGCGGCGAGCAGTGGGGCCGGCTCGACCTGTTCACCGCGGCCGACGGTTACGGCGCGTTCGACTCGACCGTCGCGGTCAGCCTGGACGCCGCCGCCGGCGGGTTCTCGGCCGCCGACATCTGGCGCAACGACATCGTGGGCAAGGGTGGCCTGATCAAACTGGGCACCGGCGCGCTGACCCTGGCCGGCGACAACGACTACCGGGGTGGCACGACGGTCGCGCAGGGCACCCTGGTCGCGGCCGCGAAGGGCGCGCTCGGCGACGGCGACGTCACGGTCAGCGGTGGCACGCTCCGCCTGGCGGCGGAGAAGGTGCACATCGGTGGCGCTTTCCGGCAGAGTTCCGGCAACCTCGCGGTGACGGTACGCGCGCACGGCGCGCCCCCGCTGACGGTCCACGAGGAGGCGGTGCTGGGCTCCGGCGCCACCCTGTCGATCGAGGTGACGCCGGGCCAGAAGTACGACAAGCCGGTGCCGGTGCTCAAGGCCCGCCGGGTCCGGGGCCGGTTCGCCGCGGTCGTGGTGACCACGCCGGGTCACCGCGCCGACCTGGTCCAGGACGGGGACAGCGTGTCGGTCCGGCTGCGCGCCGCCTGATCAACTGCACGGCGGGGCGACGAACGCCGGGCGTACCCCCTCGGTGAAACGGCAGCCGAAACTCGCGCTCGCCACCGCGCGCCGGTCGAGGATCGCGTCCCCGGCCGGCTTGCGGCCGCCCTCCACCCAGCGGACCAGGTCGTCGAAGCCGCGCTGCCGCTCGGCCTGGGTGAACCCGCAGTGCGCGACATCGCGGATCGCCCGGGAGACGAACAGGTGCGAGCGGCCGTTGCGCTTGGCCTCCCGGGCGTACTCCTGCTCCATCGAGAACGGCACGAACAGGTCGCCGATGCCGTGCAGCGACAGCACCGGCACCGGCGGCCGGCCGTCGATCCGCGGCACCCCGGCCAGTCCGGGGTCCGCGGCCGCGGTGCGCTTCACCCGCAGCACGTCCCGGTTGAGCTGCCACTCGGCGGCGGTCGGCCACAGCTTGTCGGTGGAGCGGTAGAACGTACGCCGGTTGTCGGTCAGATTGCCCGGCGCGATGCCGACGGTCCCGCCGGAGGTGGCCGGGTGCACGCTGAACAGGAACGGCAACCCGGCCTGCTGCGCGGTGTTCCAGTAGCGGAACGCCGACTCGAAGCCGGGCCGCTCGCCGCCGCTGCGCCGCTCCACCACATCGGACCAGGTCTTCCCGGCGTCGGTGAGCGGAGCGGGCAGGCCGAGCGCCGGTTTGATCTGTGCCACCTGCGCGGCCCAGGTCGCCGCGTCGATCGGGAACGTGGTCTCGACACCGGCCAGCGCGGCCGCAGTCAGGTTGGCGTCCAGGAAGTAGTCGAACAGCTCGACGTCGCCGAGCACACCGCACGTCGGCATGGCGCCGGCGAAGGCCCGCGGGTACTCCTCGATCGCCACCGCGGTGATGTGCCCGCCCATCGAGTCGCCGGTCATGTAGACCTTGCGCGCCCTCTTGCCGGTCAACTCCTGGAAGAGACCGATCAATGCGTACGAGTCACGCACGCCCTGCCCGACGTCGTAACCGTTCGTCGCGTAACTGGACGCGGCCCAGGCATAACCGTTGCTCACCCAGTGCGCGCGCAGGTCCGGGCTGCCGACGTAGACCGTGGTGCCGGTGCCGCGGTAGCCGTGCGCGTACAGCGCGAGCCGCCCGTTCCAGTTCTCCGGAACCTCGATGCGGTAGGCCGCACCGTCCCGGATTCCGGTGTGCACCCGGGCGCCGGCCAGGGCGGTGAACGGGGTGCCGTTCAGATCGCAGTCCGGGTCGGCGACCAGATAGCCGGGTTGGGTGGTGCTCGGGGTGGGTGCGGTGCAGACCTCGGCGGCGGACGCCGCCGGGGCACCGATCAGCATCCCGGCGATCAGGGAAAGGGCGAGCAGGACTGGGCGAGCGATCATCGCGTTACCTCCCGGTAACATCCAATGATTCGCTCAGATCGATGTCAAGCCCCGGAACGGACCGCGCAGCGCCGCCCACTGCAGCAGCATGATCGTCTTGGCATCGGCGATCTCTCCGGTGTCGATCCGCTTCAGCGCCTCGGCGAACGGCAACTCCACCGCCTCGATGTCCTCACCGTCGTCGGCCAGCCCGCCGCCGTCACCGACCCGGTCGGCCGCGCTGTACGCCGCCGCGAAGCAGTGCACCCGCTCGGTCACCGAGCCCGGGCTGGTCCACACGTTGAACACCGGCTCCAGCTCGCCCACCTCGACACCCAGTTCCTCGGCCGCCTCCCGCCGGATCGCGGCCGCGGGGTCGTCACCGTCGAGCAGGCCGGCCGCGGTCTCCACGAACATCCCGTCCGGGTGGCCGTTCACATAGACCGGAAAGCGGAACTGCCTGGTCAGCAGCACAGTCTCCCGCTGCGGGTCATAGAGCAGAACAGTCGCCCCGTCACCCCGGTCGTAGGTCTCCCGCTGCTCCCGGCTCCACCTGCCATCCCGGCGCCGGTAGTCGAAGGTGGTCCGGCGCAGCACATGCCAGGCGGCGGCCAGCAGCTCGACATCCCGGACCACGACGTCCGGGTTGCCGGCGAGATCCCGCCCAACCTGATCCAGCCCGGTACGCCCGCGCGCATCCGGCACGTCGATGCCGGGCCGCCCGGCCCCGCCGCCGGCCCCCACGCCGTTTGCCGCCACGCCGCTTCCGACCATCAGCTCGCCATGCCCGGCCGCGACCTCGCCGCCGGGTGCTGCACCGCCACTCCCGACCATCAGCCCGCCACCTGCAGCCGCGACCTCGCCGCCGGGTGCTGCACCGCCACTCCCGACCTTCAGCCCGCCACCTCCAGCCGCGGCGCCGTCGCCCACCAGTTCCGTCCCGCTGTTCCCGAGCACCACCCCGTCGCCGTCGGGCTTCGCGCCGCCGGTTTCGAGCTTCACCTCGTACCCCGGAATTTCCGAAATATCGGTGTAGACCGGGATGCCGCGCTGGTGAGCGATGGCCACGTCCTGGTCCGCGCCCTTCGATTCGCCGGGCAGGCGCAGGACCGCGTCGCAGTGCGCAAGCAACCGGGCGGCCGTCGGATAGAGGACCTGCCCTTCGCCCGCCTCGTCTCCGGCGCCGCGCAGGACCGGCAGCGCCACCCACTCGCCGATCATCGGGACGTGCCCGGCCCGGAAGATCGGCCAGGCCGCCTCCTCCAGCCGGGCGAGGTTCGCGGCGATCAACTCGGGGTCGCCGCCGGTGCCGGACTGATAGGGACCGGCGATCAGGATCAGCATTGGCTTCGTCACGACCGGCAACCTACACTGAGAAACGCGCAACAGTCGACAACAATAAGGAGAATCACGCATGCTGGCGGCCGAACGACGCGACCTCCTCCTGGCCCGGCTTCAGACCGACGGCAAGCTGGTGGCCAAGGAAATCGCCGCCGAACTCGGCGTCGCCGAGGACAGCATCCGTCGCGACCTGCGCGAACTCGCCGCTGCCGGGCTGTGCCAGCGGGTCTACGGCGGTGCGCTGCCGGTCTCTCCCGCAGTCGCCGACTACGCGACCCGCACCACCGTCGCCACCTCCAGCAAGGAACGGGTCGCCGCCGCGGCCGCCGGCCTGATCCGTCCCGGCAGCACCGTCCTGCTCGACGGCGGCACCACCGCCCTCGCCGTCACCGCCGCACTCCCCCACGATCTGGTCGCCACCGTGGTCACCCACAGCCCCACCGTGGCCTCGGCCCTGGTCGCCCATCCCACCGTCGACGTCTACGTCCTGGGCGGCCGCCTCTTCAAACATTCCGCGGTGACCTGCGGCGCCGCCGCTGCCGAGGCCGCCCAGCAGGTGACCGCCGACCTGTTCCTGCTGGGCGTGACCGGCGTCCACCACGAGGCCGGCCTGACCACCGGCGACGCCGACGAGGCCGCCATGAAGCGCACCCTCGCGACGCGGGCCGCCGACACGTACGTGCTGGCCAGCAGCGAAAAGATCGGCGCCGCGTCCCCGTTCACAGTCCTCACCCCGGACGCAGTCAGTGGCGTGATCACCGACGCCCCTTCAGACCACCCGGTCCTGCGCTCCCTGCAAACCGCCGGCGTCGCCATCCTCCCCGCCTGACCCCCTTCCGGCCGCCCTACTGGTGCCCAGGGCCCACGTCTTAGCCGAACAATTCGGACGGCGACCACCGCCCTGGACGTCGGTTACATGCCTGACCGGCGGCCGGACACCGCGAGCCGCCACCCAGGCGGGCTACCGCACCGCGGTAACGTGCCCGGCCGGCGGCTGGACACCACGAGCCGCCACCCAGGCGGGTTATCGCAGCGCGGTAACGTGCCTGACCGGCGGCCGGACACGACGAGCCGCCACCCAGGCGGGTTATCGCAGCGCGGTAACGTGCCCGGCCGGCGGCCGGACACCACGAGCCGCCACCCAGACGGGCTACCGCACCGCAGTAACGTGCCCGGCCGGCGGCCAGACACCACGAGCCGCCACCCAGACGGGCTACCGCACCGCAGTAACGTGCCCGGCCGGCGGCCAGACACCACGAGCCGCCACCCAGACGGGCTACCGCACCGCAGTAACGTGCCCGGCCGGCGGCCAGACACCACGAGCCGCCACCCAGGCGGGCTACCGCACCGCGGTAACGTGCCCGGCCGGCGGCCGGACACGACGAGCCGCCACCCAGGCGGGTTATCGCGGCGCGGTTGCGTGACTGGCCGGCGGCTGGGTGCGGCGAGCCGCCGGTGCGGCACGTGACGGGAGGGCGGTTGCGTGCGTGGGCGGCGGCTGAGTCCGTCGAGCCATCGGCTGGCCGCCCGGGAGAACCCGGACCGCTAGCTGGGCGGCTGGACGGCGGGTGACGACTCGTCGACGGTCTGCTGCAGGATGGCGCGGAAGGCACGAGCCGCCGGTGAGCCCGAGCCTGCCAGGCGCTGGGCTGTGAAGATGGTGCGGCGGGGGTGTTCGGCGAGTTCCAGCAGGCGGCAGGACGTGGAGCGGCCCGCCCATACCAGGTCCGGGATCAGGGCGACGGCGTTGCCCGACTCCACCAGGCGCATGTGGGCCTGCAGGTCGGCGGTCTCGTAGCGGACGTCCGGTTCGAAGCCGGCGCGGCGGCAGAGCTGTTCGGCGAAGTGCCGGGAGGCGGCGCCGCGTGGCTCCATCACCCAGGGCATGTGCCGGGTCGACGGCAGTGAGTCCACGGGGTGCAGGGAAGCCGCCGGCGAGGGCAGGGCCAGGCGGATCGCGTCGGTGGTCAGGTCGCGGCGGTCGAGGCCGGGGTGGTGTGGCGCGGCGTGTGCCGGGTATTGCTCTGCGATAACCATGTCGAAGTCCCGCGCCCACGTCTCTCGCAGCGCCTCTTCGGGTTCGCGCTGCACCATCTCCACGCGTACGTCCGGGTGTTGCCGGGCCATGGCCCGCAGCGTGGCCGGCATGAAAGCCAGGGCCGCGGACTGGAAGACCGCGATCCGGACCCGGCCGGTGACGCGGGTGGCCGCGGCCTGCAACCGGGCCTCGGCTCGTTCGAGGGTGTCGAGGACCTCGCCGACCGAGGCGACCAGCACCTCGGCCTGCGGGGTGAGCTGGACCCGCCGCCCGGCCTTGCGCAGCAGCTGGGTTCCGGTCTCCTTCTCCAGGAGGCTGAGCTGCTGGCTCACGGCGGATGGAGTGAAGTTCAGAGCCTCGGCGACGGCGGCGATGGTGCCGCGGATGGCGAGCTCGCGGAGCAGCACGAGACGGCGGATCTCCAGCATCGCCACACGTTAGCTCAACTTAAGAACACCAGTCATAAAGCATCGCTTTTCCTAACCGGTAACGGGCATACAGACTATTGCGGAAAGCGGAAGGAGCATCCCGATGTCTGAGATCGCCGAAGAGACGATCGCCCTTGTCCGGCGCTGGCTGCGCGAGGCGGCGGACGTCCCCGTCGGCGGTTCGGCCGCGCAGCTGGCCGGTGTGCTGCGCGACCCGAAGGGCCTGGCGTTCACCGTCGGCTTCGTCGACGGCGTGATCCGCCCCGAGGACCTGCGGGTCAGCGCACGCGCCCTCAACACGCTCGCCAAGGACGTCCCCGCGTTCCTGCCGGTGCACCAGCGCGCCGCGGTGAAACTCGGCGGCCGGCTCGCGCCGGTGTTGCCCGGCGTCGTCGTCCCGATCGCCCGCCGCGTGCTGCGGCACATGGTCGGGCACCTGATCGTCGACGCCACCGACGCCCGCCTCGGCAAAGCCATCAAGCGCATCAAGAAGCGCAACGTCCGGCTCAACGTCAACCTGCTCGGCGAGGCGGTCCTCGGCCGCCGCGAGGCCTCCCAGCGGCTGAAGAGCACCGAGCGCCTGCTGGCCCGCGACGACGTCGACTACGTGTCGATCAAGGTCTCCTCGACGGTCGCCCCGCACAACCCGTGGGCGTTCGACGAGGCGGTCGCGGAC is part of the Actinoplanes sp. NBC_00393 genome and harbors:
- a CDS encoding phosphatase PAP2 family protein, giving the protein MILSRRTLLRASAAGAAGLVAGPQVLSATATAATALPAFVDSYRTNVTANLTAETNAAVRILAGMQQVWATGTAWNNGTVLDEAFLRANVRYCVKTTRNRTAAEAARAFVVDRQHQSYSVIAGLGPLADVYKAGALAVTGITEAPETTPATTVSDAIPAGAPAGSALGAGSPTSALGTVVTLVNTLRGNFSSGNPSKFAYQYPRPWRMNDDSEVVDTGTVDALGFPVYDSDTVVVPQLLRQRSTNPAEDGGYVSGHTNALYLASIALAYAVPERFQEMITAAYDLAETRIIAGMHSPVDVIGGRILGTALAAAILGDAANATLKAEARAQALAFFQAQVGDVAAFAHSSTGTDRYADRARNAAVVKPKQTYGLPRTRNRSAFVVPKGAEVLLETRLPYLDAAQRREVLRTTGLAAGNPLLDGGEQWGRLDLFTAADGYGAFDSTVAVSLDAAAGGFSAADIWRNDIVGKGGLIKLGTGALTLAGDNDYRGGTTVAQGTLVAAAKGALGDGDVTVSGGTLRLAAEKVHIGGAFRQSSGNLAVTVRAHGAPPLTVHEEAVLGSGATLSIEVTPGQKYDKPVPVLKARRVRGRFAAVVVTTPGHRADLVQDGDSVSVRLRAA
- a CDS encoding phthalyl amidase, which codes for MIARPVLLALSLIAGMLIGAPAASAAEVCTAPTPSTTQPGYLVADPDCDLNGTPFTALAGARVHTGIRDGAAYRIEVPENWNGRLALYAHGYRGTGTTVYVGSPDLRAHWVSNGYAWAASSYATNGYDVGQGVRDSYALIGLFQELTGKRARKVYMTGDSMGGHITAVAIEEYPRAFAGAMPTCGVLGDVELFDYFLDANLTAAALAGVETTFPIDAATWAAQVAQIKPALGLPAPLTDAGKTWSDVVERRSGGERPGFESAFRYWNTAQQAGLPFLFSVHPATSGGTVGIAPGNLTDNRRTFYRSTDKLWPTAAEWQLNRDVLRVKRTAAADPGLAGVPRIDGRPPVPVLSLHGIGDLFVPFSMEQEYAREAKRNGRSHLFVSRAIRDVAHCGFTQAERQRGFDDLVRWVEGGRKPAGDAILDRRAVASASFGCRFTEGVRPAFVAPPCS
- a CDS encoding NUDIX domain-containing protein; the encoded protein is MTKPMLILIAGPYQSGTGGDPELIAANLARLEEAAWPIFRAGHVPMIGEWVALPVLRGAGDEAGEGQVLYPTAARLLAHCDAVLRLPGESKGADQDVAIAHQRGIPVYTDISEIPGYEVKLETGGAKPDGDGVVLGNSGTELVGDGAAAGGGGLKVGSGGAAPGGEVAAAGGGLMVGSGGAAPGGEVAAGHGELMVGSGVAANGVGAGGGAGRPGIDVPDARGRTGLDQVGRDLAGNPDVVVRDVELLAAAWHVLRRTTFDYRRRDGRWSREQRETYDRGDGATVLLYDPQRETVLLTRQFRFPVYVNGHPDGMFVETAAGLLDGDDPAAAIRREAAEELGVEVGELEPVFNVWTSPGSVTERVHCFAAAYSAADRVGDGGGLADDGEDIEAVELPFAEALKRIDTGEIADAKTIMLLQWAALRGPFRGLTSI
- a CDS encoding DeoR/GlpR family DNA-binding transcription regulator translates to MLAAERRDLLLARLQTDGKLVAKEIAAELGVAEDSIRRDLRELAAAGLCQRVYGGALPVSPAVADYATRTTVATSSKERVAAAAAGLIRPGSTVLLDGGTTALAVTAALPHDLVATVVTHSPTVASALVAHPTVDVYVLGGRLFKHSAVTCGAAAAEAAQQVTADLFLLGVTGVHHEAGLTTGDADEAAMKRTLATRAADTYVLASSEKIGAASPFTVLTPDAVSGVITDAPSDHPVLRSLQTAGVAILPA
- a CDS encoding LysR family transcriptional regulator, encoding MLEIRRLVLLRELAIRGTIAAVAEALNFTPSAVSQQLSLLEKETGTQLLRKAGRRVQLTPQAEVLVASVGEVLDTLERAEARLQAAATRVTGRVRIAVFQSAALAFMPATLRAMARQHPDVRVEMVQREPEEALRETWARDFDMVIAEQYPAHAAPHHPGLDRRDLTTDAIRLALPSPAASLHPVDSLPSTRHMPWVMEPRGAASRHFAEQLCRRAGFEPDVRYETADLQAHMRLVESGNAVALIPDLVWAGRSTSCRLLELAEHPRRTIFTAQRLAGSGSPAARAFRAILQQTVDESSPAVQPPS